TTACAACGGCTAACTCAGCTGCTCTTGTTTAGTTTGATCTCGTTAGAATTTAATTGTGTTTAAGGAGGATTCAATTtcacttgtgtgtttgtgagttgTTGAGTTGTGCTTTGCCTTTGTAGGGGTGGTGTATGGTAGTCAGAGCAGTGAAGGTGTGAGCTCCCTCTCCAGCTCCCCCTCCAACAGCCTTGAGACTCAATCCCAGAGTTTGTCCCGGTCGCAGAGCATGGACATTGACCCTGCCTCCTGTGAAAAGAGGTAGGAGTATCAGCTGAATCAGATTTGGAGGTAGTGATTTGATAAAGTCccactgtgggaaaaaaatgcatGGCAAATCGCCATGTCCTTGACTAAAGTTATTTTTATGATATAACAGTAAGATGGTGTAATTTATGGTGCATTATGTTTTAAATTGCAGCATGTCCCAGGTGGATGTGGACTCAGGGATAGAGAACATGGAGGTGGAGGACAGTGACCGTCGAGATAAAAGGAATTTAACTGAAAAGGTATCCACTAGCTTTAGACACAACTTTTTAAGAGAGAACCGTTTTAAATTCTCAATGATTTCTTTCAGGACATATTTGAGCCAAAGATGGTTATGATGAAGAGTTGAAAGATGTTGATTTTATAAATGATGCTATTCACttattgaaataattttttggcaacatttctcagaataataataatgtttttgcaatcaaattattgttttattataattttttttcacctcACAGTTATGAGAGAAAGTGTAGTTTTTAGATCAGtaacaatgtgttttttgttgttggctCTTAATGTTTGCTCTCTCTTCCTCTCAGGAAAACTCAACAAACTCTGATGTCTCTGAAGAGCAGGCTCTGCAGCTAATTTGTAAGATCCTTCGCGTATCGTGGAAGGAACAGGATAGAGATGTCATCTTTCTTCCTTCAATGGCTGCTGATTTCCACCAGAACCCTAAAGATGGTATTTAATCAAacagtttgtaaaaaaaaaaaaaaatacataggacataatttttctgtattttttctcctgaattgattttttttctctccgttCCTTGCAGTGTTCTCTCATTTTAAAGACCTCATCAGCCAAATCTTGATGGAAGTCCTCATGATGTCCACCCAGTCATGTGTTCATAACCCTTTTGCCAGCTTGACGGCGACCTCACGTCCAATCGCAGCAGTCAAATCCCCCGACCACCGTCTGACGCTGGTACAGCCCTCCAATCAAAGTGGCAGCCCAATGGGTTCCAGTGCCGCGTCTTTTGGAGCAAGCTCTCTGTCCAGGCAAGTACACTAAGTTGTTAGTGAGAAAGTTTCCCACTGATGGACTGAGGCCATTGGCTCGCTGGTACCAGCTAGCCTCCCTATAAGGCTTTAGGATTATTCATAATATTGAATCATTGCTGATGAAAAGAAGTCATGTTTTTGTAACAGTGATCATCTCATTGATGTTGTCCACAGTCTGTATGGCTGTGGTAGTCCTCACCCAATGACTTTGGATACAGCTGGGATGACTTCCCCGTCTCCCCCAACGCCTACTACACCCAGTGTTTGTTCCACATCGTCCAACCCTCAGTTTGTGGTACCGCCGAGCCCACCGGCCTCTGCTACCACGAGGCATCCCCTCAACCCTCCGACCTCCCCGATGCCCATCTCCCCACGCTATCGGCCTTACTCTGTTACCGCTTCGTGGGGGAGTGCTTCCCCATCTAGCTCTTGTCACAGAGCTTCTAGTCCTTCTAGACCCTCTCCTAGTCCTGCTGGACTTTCAGTTCCCCCAAACACCCCAGTTCCAGTGTCTTCACCCAGCCCCCAGCCCATATCCCTGGGCTCGCCTTGGGCTCGTACCCAGCCCTCCTCCACAGTTCCTACTGTGGTGCCACCATCTCCCAGACTGAATAACCGACAGGCTGCCTTTGCCGCCAGGATTCCACCGTCTAGGTATCTCTCCACTGTGTGTCAGTGTGGCGTGTACATACATCAACTAACTAACCAAATCACTGACTTTTTATAGAAAGTCATATTAAAGGTTAAAGTAGACTTAGGTTTTTCACTAATTACAGTCTGCTTTCATCAATTCGGTTAAAAGCAAATttcttatttcttctttttcttcaaaTTGGTTTAAAAAGCTGAAGTTCAAATAATTGTCTGTCGCAAATTATTAAGGCAAGACCACTTGGCCAAGTGTTTGTTTAAAACGTTTGGCAATAACCTCTTTGTCCAGACAAATGAAGTAAATGTTaaacaggtttattttatttggtgtcatcATTGTGTCGAAACATAACACATTTTTGTAGCATTTAATTGCAGCACTACACAAAAGTTCATGAAACTTTAGATCTAGTGCTTAGTTTTCCTTTGACCTTACTTTCTGGTTATATCTATGTTCCaaacaacttttctttttttttttcgtttgtgTCCACATACTTCCACAccattttcctctctttttctCACTTCTGTTCCCTTTCTTGTCCCGTTAGCCCGTTGTCCCTGCTGTTTTTTGCCCTGTCTGACATGTCTCAGGACAACAGTGAAGACGagtctgaggaggaggaggattttGCTCAGGTTCAGTTTGGGTCCAGGTACACCATTGCACGGTGTGCGCTAACATGTGTGCGCTCACCAGCTCATCTACGGGCCTCTTGCATGTTACAGTTGACCCAGCAGCAGGCTTAAGACTAATGGTGTAGAGAAACAGCAGGCCAGTGCTATGACCAATAAACTGAATGGAGACGGATCTCATTGTTAACGTTTTCGGTGTTTCTAATCTTACTGTAAACACTGAAGAGAGTCTTTTGGGGAAGACTGTGTGGTATATGTCAATGCAAACAGCTTTTGGTTGGAGTTATGCGACTGCTCATGTGGTTTCCAAGCCTTTTTCAACATCTTTACTTCTCTGTGCTGTGACATCAATTACAATGATGTCATCTATAGAGTTGATGGAAGAAACAAGTagaaagtacaaaataaatctCCGAAGTAAAAGCAGGAATTCAACAGCATTAAAggtaattctttgtttttttttttgtttttttactagttttgttttatttttcaaattaagacCCTGAATAGTATTACAattcctaatatatatatatatattttaaggaCATTTAGTTCTATTTATtctcaaaggtttttttttttttttttttaatttaatttaattgaacaAAGTagtctaataaataaataaatgtacattcGTGAAAGCAAATACACCCATGCAAAAATGGTTTGTGCCTTGGTTTTGTACAGGTTTTGACTGTAGGCTGGTTAACTCTTTTAGAAGGAAACTGCCAGGATTAAAACAGGAAATTTAACTGGCTAATATTAACAGAAGTGGTTGAAATGCCAGGAATATTGAGATTTGGAAGCAATGTAGTAACAAACTACTAGTTTTTGGGCACTTGTTACTTCCCACCTCTGCTCTGACCTAAATTCATGTCTGGAAGAATTTATGGGTTTGGTTCAGATTCACGAGCGTCCCCTGTTCAGGGTGTCAGTATTATGTCTTTGtctgtaaaaaaatgaaacaatggtACAAAACAGCTTTTGTTATTGACGCAGGCTTGCTGTGCTTTGATACCTCTCGTGCCTGGGTTTAACTCGTGCAGCTGATTATTACTAACTGctgtttcaacacattttctgtGCATTTTCAGGAATATATTTGCATTTTTGCATTACCAGCACTGAGACTGCGGTGCTTTCACTAACTTTGGCAGGTTTTCCTTTCAGGAATCGTCAGATTTGGGTTTGTACTTACAGTATGAGTCACTTCCAAATTACAGTATTCAGTGCTAATTGCTTCTCGTCTTTGTgctgtggggtttttttcttcttttaagctgcctgttttttagtttttgtgttcACTTCTCTGCTTGCAGTCTTGGTGCATGTGGAGGAGGGATGTCCAGTGATTCCACTAGTGACCGCTTTACCATTGAAACGTGCAAAGAGACGGAGATGCTGAACTACCTCATCGAGCGTTTTGACAGTGTTGGCATGGAAGAGAAGAAAGCTCCCAAAGTATGTTGCAATCAATACCAATGAAATTGAATAATGTTTGTGAATGATATTCTATCACAACCTTTTTTTCTCAGATGTGTAGCCAACCAAATATCAGTCAACTTCTCAGTAACATTCGCTCTCAGTGCATTTCCCATGTTTCCCTGGTCCTGCAAGGCACCCTGACACACCCTCGGTAAGATGGACATTTTCTTATCTCTGGCTTGTTCTGCTCATGTCTCCTTTGTTGCCAGTCCCTTACTTTACCTTGGTTCTAATTTGTTATTTACTTGCAGGAGCCCTCTGCATCAATCTCTGCTGGTACCTTACATGCTGTGTCGGAACCTTCCATACGGTTTTATTCAGGAGCTGGTACGCTTAACACACCAGGAGGAAGAAGTATTTAGACAGGTGAGAGACTGGCATGTTGCACCCACCCAGGCTGTGTCATATTTGGTTGGATTCAGATGGTCTCCATGTCAGATTATCCTCAATATATGAGGATTGTACTGCCACCTAAGCATCGCATAATCATTTGAGTCATTCCATTGAGCTGTAAAAGTGATTTGATGCATTTGCTTTTATATTTCCAGATCTTTATCCCAATTCTCCAGGGGCTGACTTGTGCCGTCAAAGAATGTTCCTTTGACAGTGACAATTTCAAATTTCCACTAATGGTAAGTAAATGTTCACGCTCCAAATACAGACTGGACATAACATAATGTGAACTTGTTACGTTTTCATTACAGGTATAAAAGAATGGTTGTCTTTGGTGCCGTggcatttttaatgttatgcttttctaaaaaaaacaaaaaacaaatctttcCCCACATATTCCACAGAACATAATTTGTTTCTGTAGTTATGAagattacaaaatgacagatgaaCGCATTAATGAGTTATAATTGTTTGTGCAGGCATTAGCTGAACTTTGTGAAATAAAGTTTGGAAAGACTCACCCAGTGTGCAATCTGGTAAGTAAATCAACTAAACAATTAATTTCTTCAAATCAAAATCATGGCCATTCTCTCTGCTCGACTGTAGTCATTTTAGCTTAGCTTATCTTTTGTGTAGAaagtattgttatttttattcataattgtGACTGTGCTTAAACTGTATGTCGTCTTAGGTTTTTATATGAACACATTTTTCCCCTAATAGAAATTTGACAAGCAaacgtttaataaaagaaagtacggtatttatttttttcatttaaagatgAAAACTAAATGATTATCCTTGTAAAGACTTGATCTTAGAACTAATTTCATTAATATGTTGCTAATTTGGATGAATCAATAATCAAGATATTGTGGGGTATTTCTAATGctatatattatgtatatactatgtatgtactgtatacagtatagtacCATAATTGTGCTGTGGTTTTGTCTGTTATGTACCTAGTCAAAAGGAAAAGGTTAACTTGCATTCAgggtttgaatttaaaaaagaaaaaaaatgtattcctgCACTGGAGTGAAATACCTTGACTTGGCTGTTTTCAATGACCCTCATCTTTCAACTACAAATCATGGCTTGTTTGAGTTTAATATATTCCATCTATCCTTGTGTGTTGTATCTTTTTTGCAGATAACATCACTTCCTCTTTGGTGCCCCAAACCTCTGAGCCCTGGCTGTGGAAGAGAGATCCAGAGACTGTCCTACCTGGGAGCCTTCTTTAGCCTCTCTGTGTTTGCTGAAGATGATGTGAGTTGAGCCTGAAGTCTGGTCATAACACAAGACTAGGTCGAAAAACAagattttaatatttcataaaatgtagAATTGGTCAACataatagtgtgtgtttgtgtttcagacCAAAGTAGGAGATAAGTATTTCTCTGGCCCTGCTATCACTATGGAGAACACACGAGTTGTCAGCCAGTCCCTGCAGCACTACCTGGAATCAGCAAGGGTGAAAGGACCCGCCatacttttttccctttttttttgtctgtttttatttttttaaactttttattacatttttatttcaaacatgaacacaacagcagtgtatttaccacaatgagaaaatagtaataatttaaaaaatcgaaaatgaaacaaagcaaagagggaataaattattacaaaatccTGCACGTGAAGCATGTACTTGTTCGTAAAGGAGtaggaagtataaacttatatgATCCTACCCCTTGTAATATCCAGTACTATACTTTATTTCTATACAATAatcttcttataatatacacctatGTACACTGTAAAAGAAGACATTAGGCATTGATTTgtctatataattataaaatTCATGTAATCCACTATACATTTATCTGtccaaacatacacatacatgaatatatacagacctatttatattttttttccctttaacaTTTATGCTTTGAGAAgatacattttatgtatttaagtttaaatttctttaaattcaggcatttttttatttccacaccacaaactgttccacaacctggtactgcttttttctctttccattTGAGGCCAATAATCACTTTTTCCTTTTGTCAGGGGGATCTGTTTAAAATACTACATAACATTCTGCTAAATGGAGAGACCCGTGATTTAGCCCTTAATTACATGGCAGCTTTAGTCAACCACAATGTGAAAAAAGCTCAAATGCAGGTACGTCACACTGATTTCATAGGAAGCAAATAAAAATCCTCAATCAACTGGTGAGAATTGGAATCCTTTCAATGTATCTCATGAATACACTTAATTATTGTTTCTCTCAGACGGACGACAAGCTGGTGTCAACAGATGGCTTCATGCTCAACTTTTTATGGGTGCTGCAACAGTTGAGCATGAAGATCAAGCTAGAAACGGTGGACCCCTTCTACATTTTCCATCCACGGTGTCGCCTAAATGTCAGTGTAGAAGAGACTCGTGTGAAAGCCACCATGGAGGAGCTTAAGACCTGGCTGACTGAACTGCGTAAGACTTCATCAATGTAGAAAAATTGAAGAAATATTTTGTTACATGTGCCaaattaatgattaaaatatcAACTGGtttatttcattacatattCAGAGAGCTTTAGGTTTAATGGGTGCAATAATGGTTTTTGGTAAAGTAGACTTTCTTTGCTGTAATTCGAGAATATGTTTATTCACCTCTTCCGCCAACTCCTCCAATCCAATGGCTTCAAATGTACTTTTGGgttattccatgtcatttcaacaaatgttcccacgcactttggtctaaaaaaaaaatgccgaaATTTTTATCAATTGTTTTGTGACTATTCAGTAGACACACtgtaaatttttagtttgatcggattaaTCCTTTGTTTGATATGTCCAATTCAGTGAGGGGACTATGTGTTGATTTTCGTGCGTCCTTATTTTCCTTccattttcagatttcaatATTTCAGGAATTACATcatataggaaactgaaatttggtgtCGTAATACAGCtctacctactctctcagaatatacaaaaagatctgcttcatctggtggacatgccagtccctcaaatttggaaaaaaggtttgtcaaggTTTCGGACTCCCaaatgtttgggtcttcagtaaacaactttgcatatgcctcagctccctgtaatttgatgaGCTTGGAGCTATGTACTTATactgttcaaatcactaatgattagtcaaactatcacccaagaaccaatgcatatatctgttgaaataaattaaaaaatactttttttaaaaaaactttttattgaAAATTCTGAGAGGTACTGTAAATGTGtagaaatgacatggaatgaccctttTAGTTGCAGCATCTCTGCTCTCCCACATTCTCCATGTTTAACACCATCACATGCCAAATCCCTTGTTGAACTGGGGCTCATTTGAGATGGTGATTTAGTAGATCGCCAGAAACAGGAGAACAAAAATGCATGCAATCTATTTGCTTACGCACCCAGTTTGACGCTTTTTATTGGGGATCTTCGTAAATCAGGCCCTTGTGTTATTTAAGCTCTTGATCATAGTactttcaagttttttttcctccagtgATCTGTCTCTATGCGTGGCTGATTCATAATTTTGTTGTACACTGACAGATGAAGACCCTGCTAAGTTCTCTGAGCCCAAGTTCCCCACAGAGtgtttctttttgacacttcacGCCCACCATTTGTCCATCCTGCCTGGGTGCCGGCGCTACATTCGCAGATTGCGTGCAATTCGTGAACTCAACaggtacacgcacacacatacagaaacagacacacacCTACGCACACAGTTATTGCACATTTAGAGAACATgcagtaattttgttgttttgaattttAGGACTGTGGAGGAGCTTAAAAACAGTGAGAGCCAGTGGAAAGATTCTCCTCTTGCCACTCGACACAGAGAGATGCTTAAAAGATGCAAAGCCCAGCTGAAGGTCAGTTTCACGTCTGTGGGTGCACAATCTTTCTTATAATGATGGGGTCAAGTCTCAGATTACACCCACAGTCAAGTATATAAATATTCTGTGCCCGTATTCACGAAGCTTCTCAGAGTCTCTCAGAGAGCTCCTATACCTTAGCTTAAATATTCATAGCAAGGAATCTTATCTTAAAAGTGATTCAGGGagtttctgagagcaactctgaGCAAAGAGGGAAAGAAAATTTTATCTTACTGAGGAGGTATGGTTGCCCCCGTTGCTGGGTATGATGCAGTCATCTAAAAGCTATGGTTGGTTGTtagagaaagaagagaaaaaaaacactgctaaTGAATGTAGAGTAAAATCAACAGATAACACTTGGACTGCATTAAAAAGTGTGTAATCacgaaattaatttaattcagcaAAATTAAATGTACATAGTTCAAAAACGTTTAAACCTTGTTCACATGCAgattattatattgatttagttactgttaactcattcagtgccagccattttcaaaatttctaccccctcagtggcagccgttttagagcattttgacaaatttctaaagatccacagaatattttgtatctGAGTTCGACACcatattctgaaagattaaagtgtctaattttatcagaaaaaagaattacgtttctagcttgttttgttcttctgttcCGCAGTTGAATATaggcaaatttcacacaaatcgcccgtttgtgacaaaaagctgagaaaaacgtctttttctgaaaaa
This portion of the Gouania willdenowi chromosome 7, fGouWil2.1, whole genome shotgun sequence genome encodes:
- the ube4b gene encoding ubiquitin conjugation factor E4 B isoform X2, which produces MEELSADEIRRRRLARLAGGPTSQPSTPLSTPLTSPQRETPPGPLPGPSGVAPQSMPPAASQSLGLNVHSGTPSTSPMGTSGVVYGSQSSEGVSSLSSSPSNSLETQSQSLSRSQSMDIDPASCEKSMSQVDVDSGIENMEVEDSDRRDKRNLTEKENSTNSDVSEEQALQLICKILRVSWKEQDRDVIFLPSMAADFHQNPKDVFSHFKDLISQILMEVLMMSTQSCVHNPFASLTATSRPIAAVKSPDHRLTLVQPSNQSGSPMGSSAASFGASSLSSLYGCGSPHPMTLDTAGMTSPSPPTPTTPSVCSTSSNPQFVVPPSPPASATTRHPLNPPTSPMPISPRYRPYSVTASWGSASPSSSCHRASSPSRPSPSPAGLSVPPNTPVPVSSPSPQPISLGSPWARTQPSSTVPTVVPPSPRLNNRQAAFAARIPPSSLGACGGGMSSDSTSDRFTIETCKETEMLNYLIERFDSVGMEEKKAPKMCSQPNISQLLSNIRSQCISHVSLVLQGTLTHPRSPLHQSLLVPYMLCRNLPYGFIQELVRLTHQEEEVFRQIFIPILQGLTCAVKECSFDSDNFKFPLMALAELCEIKFGKTHPVCNLITSLPLWCPKPLSPGCGREIQRLSYLGAFFSLSVFAEDDTKVGDKYFSGPAITMENTRVVSQSLQHYLESARGDLFKILHNILLNGETRDLALNYMAALVNHNVKKAQMQTDDKLVSTDGFMLNFLWVLQQLSMKIKLETVDPFYIFHPRCRLNVSVEETRVKATMEELKTWLTELHEDPAKFSEPKFPTECFFLTLHAHHLSILPGCRRYIRRLRAIRELNRTVEELKNSESQWKDSPLATRHREMLKRCKAQLKKLVRAKTCADVGLLDENLLRRCLQFYSTVIQLILRMVDPAYPNIMLPLNAEIPKSFAALPEFYIEDVAEFLLFVVQYAPQVLFEPCVQDIVTFLVVFICSQNYIRNPYLIAKLVEVLFVTNPAVQPRTQRFSEMMENHPLSVKQLVPALMKFYTDVEHTGATSEFYDKFTIRYHISTIFKSLWQNIAHHGTFMEEFNSGKQFVRYINMLINDTTFLLDESLESLKRIHEVQEEMKNKEQWELLPRDQQQSRQSQLTQDERVSRSYLALATETVEMFHILTKQVQKPFLRPELGPRLAAMLNFNLQQLCGPKCRDLKVENPEKYGFEPKKLLDQLTDIYLQLDCARFAKAIADDQRSYSRELFEEVISKMRKAGIKSSIAIEKFKLLSEKVEEIVAKNSQSEMDYSDAPDEFKDPLMDTLMTDPVMLPSGNVMDRSIILRHLLNSPTDPFNRQPLTESMLESVPELKERIHSWMKGKQGGRLI
- the ube4b gene encoding ubiquitin conjugation factor E4 B isoform X1 — protein: MEELSADEIRRRRLARLAGGPTSQPSTPLSTPLTSPQRETPPGPLPGPSGVAPQSMPPAASQSLGLNVHSGTPSTSPMGTSGVVYGSQSSEGVSSLSSSPSNSLETQSQSLSRSQSMDIDPASCEKSMSQVDVDSGIENMEVEDSDRRDKRNLTEKENSTNSDVSEEQALQLICKILRVSWKEQDRDVIFLPSMAADFHQNPKDVFSHFKDLISQILMEVLMMSTQSCVHNPFASLTATSRPIAAVKSPDHRLTLVQPSNQSGSPMGSSAASFGASSLSSLYGCGSPHPMTLDTAGMTSPSPPTPTTPSVCSTSSNPQFVVPPSPPASATTRHPLNPPTSPMPISPRYRPYSVTASWGSASPSSSCHRASSPSRPSPSPAGLSVPPNTPVPVSSPSPQPISLGSPWARTQPSSTVPTVVPPSPRLNNRQAAFAARIPPSSPLSLLFFALSDMSQDNSEDESEEEEDFAQVQFGSSLGACGGGMSSDSTSDRFTIETCKETEMLNYLIERFDSVGMEEKKAPKMCSQPNISQLLSNIRSQCISHVSLVLQGTLTHPRSPLHQSLLVPYMLCRNLPYGFIQELVRLTHQEEEVFRQIFIPILQGLTCAVKECSFDSDNFKFPLMALAELCEIKFGKTHPVCNLITSLPLWCPKPLSPGCGREIQRLSYLGAFFSLSVFAEDDTKVGDKYFSGPAITMENTRVVSQSLQHYLESARGDLFKILHNILLNGETRDLALNYMAALVNHNVKKAQMQTDDKLVSTDGFMLNFLWVLQQLSMKIKLETVDPFYIFHPRCRLNVSVEETRVKATMEELKTWLTELHEDPAKFSEPKFPTECFFLTLHAHHLSILPGCRRYIRRLRAIRELNRTVEELKNSESQWKDSPLATRHREMLKRCKAQLKKLVRAKTCADVGLLDENLLRRCLQFYSTVIQLILRMVDPAYPNIMLPLNAEIPKSFAALPEFYIEDVAEFLLFVVQYAPQVLFEPCVQDIVTFLVVFICSQNYIRNPYLIAKLVEVLFVTNPAVQPRTQRFSEMMENHPLSVKQLVPALMKFYTDVEHTGATSEFYDKFTIRYHISTIFKSLWQNIAHHGTFMEEFNSGKQFVRYINMLINDTTFLLDESLESLKRIHEVQEEMKNKEQWELLPRDQQQSRQSQLTQDERVSRSYLALATETVEMFHILTKQVQKPFLRPELGPRLAAMLNFNLQQLCGPKCRDLKVENPEKYGFEPKKLLDQLTDIYLQLDCARFAKAIADDQRSYSRELFEEVISKMRKAGIKSSIAIEKFKLLSEKVEEIVAKNSQSEMDYSDAPDEFKDPLMDTLMTDPVMLPSGNVMDRSIILRHLLNSPTDPFNRQPLTESMLESVPELKERIHSWMKGKQGGRLI
- the ube4b gene encoding ubiquitin conjugation factor E4 B isoform X3 — translated: MEELSADEIRRRRLARLAGGPTSQPSTPLSTPLTSPQRETPPGPLPGPSGVAPQSMPPAASQSLGLNVHSGTPSTSPMGTSGVVYGSQSSEGVSSLSSSPSNSLETQSQSLSRSQSMDIDPASCEKSMSQVDVDSGIENMEVEDSDRRDKRNLTEKENSTNSDVSEEQALQLICKILRVSWKEQDRDVIFLPSMAADFHQNPKDVFSHFKDLISQILMEVLMMSTQSCVHNPFASLTATSRPIAAVKSPDHRLTLVQPSNQSGSPMGSSAASFGASSLSSLGACGGGMSSDSTSDRFTIETCKETEMLNYLIERFDSVGMEEKKAPKMCSQPNISQLLSNIRSQCISHVSLVLQGTLTHPRSPLHQSLLVPYMLCRNLPYGFIQELVRLTHQEEEVFRQIFIPILQGLTCAVKECSFDSDNFKFPLMALAELCEIKFGKTHPVCNLITSLPLWCPKPLSPGCGREIQRLSYLGAFFSLSVFAEDDTKVGDKYFSGPAITMENTRVVSQSLQHYLESARGDLFKILHNILLNGETRDLALNYMAALVNHNVKKAQMQTDDKLVSTDGFMLNFLWVLQQLSMKIKLETVDPFYIFHPRCRLNVSVEETRVKATMEELKTWLTELHEDPAKFSEPKFPTECFFLTLHAHHLSILPGCRRYIRRLRAIRELNRTVEELKNSESQWKDSPLATRHREMLKRCKAQLKKLVRAKTCADVGLLDENLLRRCLQFYSTVIQLILRMVDPAYPNIMLPLNAEIPKSFAALPEFYIEDVAEFLLFVVQYAPQVLFEPCVQDIVTFLVVFICSQNYIRNPYLIAKLVEVLFVTNPAVQPRTQRFSEMMENHPLSVKQLVPALMKFYTDVEHTGATSEFYDKFTIRYHISTIFKSLWQNIAHHGTFMEEFNSGKQFVRYINMLINDTTFLLDESLESLKRIHEVQEEMKNKEQWELLPRDQQQSRQSQLTQDERVSRSYLALATETVEMFHILTKQVQKPFLRPELGPRLAAMLNFNLQQLCGPKCRDLKVENPEKYGFEPKKLLDQLTDIYLQLDCARFAKAIADDQRSYSRELFEEVISKMRKAGIKSSIAIEKFKLLSEKVEEIVAKNSQSEMDYSDAPDEFKDPLMDTLMTDPVMLPSGNVMDRSIILRHLLNSPTDPFNRQPLTESMLESVPELKERIHSWMKGKQGGRLI